A region of Myxococcus stipitatus DSM 14675 DNA encodes the following proteins:
- a CDS encoding rhodanese-like domain-containing protein encodes MSPLYDNALPQPGGYRDVDVRQLAAEGAPGPHLVDVREPVELDGVLGRLEGIRPAPLATVREAAALWPKDTEVVLICRSGARSARAARQLVELGFSRVMNLRGGMLAWNEEALPVVRLKSDVRPTLAQVRDTLRSRLLGLRIARVDALPSAPSRAELGAVLDALRDAPPQGVDDTAAFERTLREVRDLLAVASEGGSRR; translated from the coding sequence TTGAGTCCCCTGTACGACAACGCTCTTCCCCAACCCGGCGGCTATCGAGACGTGGACGTGCGACAGCTCGCGGCGGAGGGCGCTCCGGGCCCTCACCTGGTGGACGTCCGCGAGCCCGTGGAGCTGGATGGAGTGCTCGGCCGCCTGGAGGGAATCCGTCCGGCGCCGCTCGCCACGGTGCGCGAGGCCGCCGCGCTGTGGCCCAAGGACACGGAGGTCGTGCTCATCTGCCGCTCGGGCGCCAGGTCCGCGCGGGCGGCCCGGCAGCTGGTGGAGCTGGGCTTCTCGCGGGTGATGAACCTCCGCGGCGGGATGCTCGCGTGGAACGAGGAGGCGCTGCCCGTGGTGCGCCTGAAGTCCGACGTGCGCCCCACGCTCGCCCAGGTGCGCGACACGCTGCGCTCCCGACTCCTCGGCCTCCGGATTGCGCGCGTGGACGCGCTGCCCTCCGCGCCGTCGCGAGCGGAGCTGGGCGCGGTGCTGGACGCGCTGCGGGACGCACCGCCCCAGGGCGTCGACGACACGGCGGCCTTCGAGCGGACCCTGCGCGAGGTCCGCGACCTGCTCGCCGTCGCGAGCGAGGGAGGCAGCCGGAGATGA